A genomic window from Phoenix dactylifera cultivar Barhee BC4 chromosome 7, palm_55x_up_171113_PBpolish2nd_filt_p, whole genome shotgun sequence includes:
- the LOC103707059 gene encoding uncharacterized protein LOC103707059 isoform X2 yields MPSDADDRRGPNPAIFTRFPFRTDRILPCPSSDPLRCVARKNCACSMSPLSLSLSCLAMARILSQTLIRQSQTLIHDPAGARLLVPPAVHLEGRRGRASRPEKAQLVEVDLETEAAGPDAELLGMRRLEDAIHGIVVRRSAPDWLPFIPGSSYWVPPRKRPYGVVELIGRLANPMTEEETLSLASVRGWPSSTYFVEGVSPHPVKNSPEKAAAQSDDEES; encoded by the exons ATGCCAAGTGACGCCGATGAtcgaagaggccccaaccctgCCATCTTTACACGCTTCCCCTTTCGAACCGACCGCATACTCCCGTGCCCGAGTTCGGATCCTCTACGGTGCGTCGCCAGGAAGAACTGTGCTTGCTCGATGTCTCCGCTCTCCCTGTCTCTCTCCTGCCTCGCGATGGCTCGAATCCTCTCCCAAACCCTTATCCGGCAGTCCCAAACACTAATCCACGATCCGGCCGGAGCGCGCCTTCTCGTGCCGCCGGCGGTCCACCTCGAGGGCCGCCGCGGCCGGGCGAGCCGGCCGGAGAAAGCCCAGCTCGTGGAGGTGGACCTGGAGACGGAGGCAGCCGGGCCGGACGCGGAGTTACTTGGGATGCGCCGCCTCGAGGACGCCATCCATGGGATTGTTGTTCGCAGATCCGCCCCCGACTGGCTCCCCTTCATCCCGGGTTCCTCCTACTGGGTGCCGCCGCGGAAGCGGCCCTACGGCGTCGTGGAGCTTATCGGCAGGCTTGCGAACCCCATGACGGAGGAGGAGACCCTCTCCCTCGCGAGCGTCCGTGGTTGGCCCTCGTCCACCTATTTCGTGGAAG GTGTATCTCCACATCCTGTGAAGAATAGCCCAGAGAAGGCTGCTGCACAGTCTGATGATGAAGAAAGCTGA
- the LOC103707059 gene encoding uncharacterized protein LOC103707059 isoform X1 has translation MPSDADDRRGPNPAIFTRFPFRTDRILPCPSSDPLRCVARKNCACSMSPLSLSLSCLAMARILSQTLIRQSQTLIHDPAGARLLVPPAVHLEGRRGRASRPEKAQLVEVDLETEAAGPDAELLGMRRLEDAIHGIVVRRSAPDWLPFIPGSSYWVPPRKRPYGVVELIGRLANPMTEEETLSLASVRGWPSSTYFVEGEVPTSQIPLLYGLLLFCCRYLTHCFMDYRCISTSCEE, from the exons ATGCCAAGTGACGCCGATGAtcgaagaggccccaaccctgCCATCTTTACACGCTTCCCCTTTCGAACCGACCGCATACTCCCGTGCCCGAGTTCGGATCCTCTACGGTGCGTCGCCAGGAAGAACTGTGCTTGCTCGATGTCTCCGCTCTCCCTGTCTCTCTCCTGCCTCGCGATGGCTCGAATCCTCTCCCAAACCCTTATCCGGCAGTCCCAAACACTAATCCACGATCCGGCCGGAGCGCGCCTTCTCGTGCCGCCGGCGGTCCACCTCGAGGGCCGCCGCGGCCGGGCGAGCCGGCCGGAGAAAGCCCAGCTCGTGGAGGTGGACCTGGAGACGGAGGCAGCCGGGCCGGACGCGGAGTTACTTGGGATGCGCCGCCTCGAGGACGCCATCCATGGGATTGTTGTTCGCAGATCCGCCCCCGACTGGCTCCCCTTCATCCCGGGTTCCTCCTACTGGGTGCCGCCGCGGAAGCGGCCCTACGGCGTCGTGGAGCTTATCGGCAGGCTTGCGAACCCCATGACGGAGGAGGAGACCCTCTCCCTCGCGAGCGTCCGTGGTTGGCCCTCGTCCACCTATTTCGTGGAAGGTGAAGTTCCAACATCTCAGATCCCTTTGTTATATGGTTTG TTATTGTTTTGTTGTAGGTACTTGACTCATTGCTTTATGGATTATAGGTGTATCTCCACATCCTGTGAAGAATAG
- the LOC103707059 gene encoding uncharacterized protein LOC103707059 isoform X4, translated as MPSDADDRRGPNPAIFTRFPFRTDRILPCPSSDPLRCVARKNCACSMSPLSLSLSCLAMARILSQTLIRQSQTLIHDPAGARLLVPPAVHLEGRRGRASRPEKAQLVEVDLETEAAGPDAELLGMRRLEDAIHGIVVRRSAPDWLPFIPGSSYWVPPRKRPYGVVELIGRLANPMTEEETLSLASVRGWPSSTYFVEGEVPTSQIPLLYGLVYLHIL; from the exons ATGCCAAGTGACGCCGATGAtcgaagaggccccaaccctgCCATCTTTACACGCTTCCCCTTTCGAACCGACCGCATACTCCCGTGCCCGAGTTCGGATCCTCTACGGTGCGTCGCCAGGAAGAACTGTGCTTGCTCGATGTCTCCGCTCTCCCTGTCTCTCTCCTGCCTCGCGATGGCTCGAATCCTCTCCCAAACCCTTATCCGGCAGTCCCAAACACTAATCCACGATCCGGCCGGAGCGCGCCTTCTCGTGCCGCCGGCGGTCCACCTCGAGGGCCGCCGCGGCCGGGCGAGCCGGCCGGAGAAAGCCCAGCTCGTGGAGGTGGACCTGGAGACGGAGGCAGCCGGGCCGGACGCGGAGTTACTTGGGATGCGCCGCCTCGAGGACGCCATCCATGGGATTGTTGTTCGCAGATCCGCCCCCGACTGGCTCCCCTTCATCCCGGGTTCCTCCTACTGGGTGCCGCCGCGGAAGCGGCCCTACGGCGTCGTGGAGCTTATCGGCAGGCTTGCGAACCCCATGACGGAGGAGGAGACCCTCTCCCTCGCGAGCGTCCGTGGTTGGCCCTCGTCCACCTATTTCGTGGAAGGTGAAGTTCCAACATCTCAGATCCCTTTGTTATATGGTTTG GTGTATCTCCACATCCTGTGA
- the LOC103707059 gene encoding uncharacterized protein LOC103707059 isoform X3, whose amino-acid sequence MPSDADDRRGPNPAIFTRFPFRTDRILPCPSSDPLRCVARKNCACSMSPLSLSLSCLAMARILSQTLIRQSQTLIHDPAGARLLVPPAVHLEGRRGRASRPEKAQLVEVDLETEAAGPDAELLGMRRLEDAIHGIVVRRSAPDWLPFIPGSSYWVPPRKRPYGVVELIGRLANPMTEEETLSLASVRGWPSSTYFVEGEVPTSQIPLLYGLVLDSLLYGL is encoded by the exons ATGCCAAGTGACGCCGATGAtcgaagaggccccaaccctgCCATCTTTACACGCTTCCCCTTTCGAACCGACCGCATACTCCCGTGCCCGAGTTCGGATCCTCTACGGTGCGTCGCCAGGAAGAACTGTGCTTGCTCGATGTCTCCGCTCTCCCTGTCTCTCTCCTGCCTCGCGATGGCTCGAATCCTCTCCCAAACCCTTATCCGGCAGTCCCAAACACTAATCCACGATCCGGCCGGAGCGCGCCTTCTCGTGCCGCCGGCGGTCCACCTCGAGGGCCGCCGCGGCCGGGCGAGCCGGCCGGAGAAAGCCCAGCTCGTGGAGGTGGACCTGGAGACGGAGGCAGCCGGGCCGGACGCGGAGTTACTTGGGATGCGCCGCCTCGAGGACGCCATCCATGGGATTGTTGTTCGCAGATCCGCCCCCGACTGGCTCCCCTTCATCCCGGGTTCCTCCTACTGGGTGCCGCCGCGGAAGCGGCCCTACGGCGTCGTGGAGCTTATCGGCAGGCTTGCGAACCCCATGACGGAGGAGGAGACCCTCTCCCTCGCGAGCGTCCGTGGTTGGCCCTCGTCCACCTATTTCGTGGAAGGTGAAGTTCCAACATCTCAGATCCCTTTGTTATATGGTTTG GTACTTGACTCATTGCTTTATGGATTATAG
- the LOC103707059 gene encoding uncharacterized protein LOC103707059 isoform X6, which produces MPSDADDRRGPNPAIFTRFPFRTDRILPCPSSDPLRCVARKNCACSMSPLSLSLSCLAMARILSQTLIRQSQTLIHDPAGARLLVPPAVHLEGRRGRASRPEKAQLVEVDLETEAAGPDAELLGMRRLEDAIHGIVVRRSAPDWLPFIPGSSYWVPPRKRPYGVVELIGRLANPMTEEETLSLASVRGWPSSTYFVEGT; this is translated from the exons ATGCCAAGTGACGCCGATGAtcgaagaggccccaaccctgCCATCTTTACACGCTTCCCCTTTCGAACCGACCGCATACTCCCGTGCCCGAGTTCGGATCCTCTACGGTGCGTCGCCAGGAAGAACTGTGCTTGCTCGATGTCTCCGCTCTCCCTGTCTCTCTCCTGCCTCGCGATGGCTCGAATCCTCTCCCAAACCCTTATCCGGCAGTCCCAAACACTAATCCACGATCCGGCCGGAGCGCGCCTTCTCGTGCCGCCGGCGGTCCACCTCGAGGGCCGCCGCGGCCGGGCGAGCCGGCCGGAGAAAGCCCAGCTCGTGGAGGTGGACCTGGAGACGGAGGCAGCCGGGCCGGACGCGGAGTTACTTGGGATGCGCCGCCTCGAGGACGCCATCCATGGGATTGTTGTTCGCAGATCCGCCCCCGACTGGCTCCCCTTCATCCCGGGTTCCTCCTACTGGGTGCCGCCGCGGAAGCGGCCCTACGGCGTCGTGGAGCTTATCGGCAGGCTTGCGAACCCCATGACGGAGGAGGAGACCCTCTCCCTCGCGAGCGTCCGTGGTTGGCCCTCGTCCACCTATTTCGTGGAAG GTACTTGA
- the LOC103707059 gene encoding uncharacterized protein LOC103707059 isoform X5 has translation MPSDADDRRGPNPAIFTRFPFRTDRILPCPSSDPLRCVARKNCACSMSPLSLSLSCLAMARILSQTLIRQSQTLIHDPAGARLLVPPAVHLEGRRGRASRPEKAQLVEVDLETEAAGPDAELLGMRRLEDAIHGIVVRRSAPDWLPFIPGSSYWVPPRKRPYGVVELIGRLANPMTEEETLSLASVRGWPSSTYFVEVIVLL, from the exons ATGCCAAGTGACGCCGATGAtcgaagaggccccaaccctgCCATCTTTACACGCTTCCCCTTTCGAACCGACCGCATACTCCCGTGCCCGAGTTCGGATCCTCTACGGTGCGTCGCCAGGAAGAACTGTGCTTGCTCGATGTCTCCGCTCTCCCTGTCTCTCTCCTGCCTCGCGATGGCTCGAATCCTCTCCCAAACCCTTATCCGGCAGTCCCAAACACTAATCCACGATCCGGCCGGAGCGCGCCTTCTCGTGCCGCCGGCGGTCCACCTCGAGGGCCGCCGCGGCCGGGCGAGCCGGCCGGAGAAAGCCCAGCTCGTGGAGGTGGACCTGGAGACGGAGGCAGCCGGGCCGGACGCGGAGTTACTTGGGATGCGCCGCCTCGAGGACGCCATCCATGGGATTGTTGTTCGCAGATCCGCCCCCGACTGGCTCCCCTTCATCCCGGGTTCCTCCTACTGGGTGCCGCCGCGGAAGCGGCCCTACGGCGTCGTGGAGCTTATCGGCAGGCTTGCGAACCCCATGACGGAGGAGGAGACCCTCTCCCTCGCGAGCGTCCGTGGTTGGCCCTCGTCCACCTATTTCGTGGAAG TTATTGTTTTGTTGTAG